The proteins below are encoded in one region of Brassica napus cultivar Da-Ae chromosome A6, Da-Ae, whole genome shotgun sequence:
- the LOC106347438 gene encoding U-box domain-containing protein 32-like isoform X2, with protein sequence MGAASDKHYSWRMTDLKSKKAIFVCKNAPDSCHIWFLCKGYLIFTRTTNDDTSNTQTMPPLVQLDSDTETRRSEKLESSYMRRRLRYWRSLLEQDGEKDTGQLEREKVEPSPTTHSSSGSGSSFGEPVGPEPASPDLVGSDTLTPSNVQERKREGNVAREVHRYDKAMHDISQSERTVYGEARNGWKEDDSTMEALCKAKALDGLCSKELSRRKKLEELLEKEKDEVKTVIEQNNGFMRKLQIVQGDNLRLESQITKLQDLEKEHGEKFDTAMELLKSFRQKRDEIRIDHENAIKEVNALKRLIKGKSVESSGSEMLDYSFMEINEATNEFDPSWKLGEGKYGSVYKGNLQNLQVAVKMLPSYGSQNHFEFERKVEILSRLRHPHLVTIMGTCPESRSVIYQYVPNGSLEDCFSSANNVPALPWESRIRIASEICSALLFLHSNVPCIIHGNLKPSKILLDSNLVTKISDYGISQLIPVNGIDKSDPHVDPHYFVSGEMTLESDVYSFGMILLQLLTRRPLSGVLRDVKCAVENDNISAVLDNSGGDWPIARGKKLANIAIRCCKRNPLNRPDLAVVLRNIDRMKAPLSETSSSYNSNQKPPRKPPSHYLCPIFQEVMKDPLIAADGFTYEAEAIREWLANGHDTSPMTNLKMEDCNLIPNHALHLAIQDWHNQW encoded by the exons ATGGGAGCTGCATCAGATAAGCATTACTCATG GAGAATGACGGATTTGAAGTCCAAGAAAGCCATATTCGTTTGCAAAAATGCTCCTGATTCCTGTCATATTTGGTTTCTGTGCAAAGGTTACCTCATCTTTACAAG GACAACAAATGACGATACTAGTAACACACAAACAATGCCTCCCCTAGTACAGCTGGATTCAGATACTGAGACAAGGAGATCAGAAAAACTGGAATCCTCTTATATGAGGCGAAGATTAAGATATTGGCGTAGCCTCCTTGAACAAG ATGGTGAGAAAGACACAGGTCAACTGGAGAGAGAAAAGGTAGAACCAAGTCCAACTACTCATTCATCTTCAGGTTCGGGTTCTTCCTTTGGAGAGCCGGTTGGTCCAGAGCCGGCTAGCCCGGATTTAGTTGGCTCAGATACCTTGACTCCCTCAAATGTCCAG GAGAGGAAACGTGAAGGGAATGTAGCGCGCGAAGTTCATAGGTATGATAAAGCAATGCATGATATCAGCCAATCAGAGAGAACTGTATATGGAGAAGCTCGGAACGGATGGAAAGAGGATGACAGTACCATGGAGGCTTTATGCAAG GCAAAAGCCTTAGACGGCTTATGCAGTAAGGAGTTGAGTCGAAGAAAGAAATTAGAGGAATTGCTGGAGAAAGAAAAGGATGAAGTAAAGACGGTAATAGAGCAGAACAATGGATTCATGAGAAAGCTTCAGATAGTTCAGGGTGATAATCTTAGGTTGGAGAGCCAGATAACGAAACTACAAGACTTGGAAAAAGAACACGGTGAGAAATTTGACACTGCTATGGAACTCTTGAAAAGCTTCAGGCAGAAAAGGGATGAGATCCGGATCGATCACGAGAACGCGATAAAGGAAGTAAACGCATTGAAGAGATTGATAAAAGGAAAGTCTGTGGAGTCTTCAGGTTCAGAAATGCTCGACTATTCTTTTATGGAAATCAATGAAGCTACTAACGAGTTTGATCCGTCCTGGAAGCTTGGAGAAGGCAAATACGGAAGTGTGTACAAAGGGAATCTTCAAAATCTTCAAGTTGCTGTGAAGATGTTGCCATCATATGGCTCCCAGAATCACTTTGAGTTTGAGCGTAAG GTGGAGATTTTAAGCAGGTTAAGACATCCACATCTGGTGACAATAATGGGTACTTGTCCAGAGTCTCGGTCTGTTATTTATCAGTATGTTCCTAACGGAAGCCTCGAAGACTGCTTTTCATCTGCAAACAACGTTCCTGCGCTTCCATGGGAGTCTCGGATCAGGATTGCCTCTGAGATATGCTCTGCACTCCTGTTTCTTCACTCAAACGTTCCTTGCATCATTCATGGAAACCTAAAACCGTCCAAAATTCTCCTAGACTCCAACCTCGTCACCAAAATTAGCGACTACGGGATCTCTCAGCTGATCCCTGTCAATGGAATCGACAAATCTGATCCTCACGTGGATCCACATTACTTTGTTTCCGGCGAAATGACGCTGGAGTCAGACGTATACTCGTTTGGAATGATTCTCCTTCAGCTTCTCACCAGAAGACCTCTCTCTGGCGTTCTGAGAGATGTCAAATGCGCCGTGGAGAATGATAACATCAGCGCGGTGCTGGATAATTCAGGAGGAGATTGGCCAATAGCACGAGGGAAAAAGCTAGCTAATATAGCCATCCGTTGCTGTAAGAGAAACCCATTGAATCGACCAGACTTGGCCGTTGTTCTAAGGAATATAGATCGCATGAAAGCTCCTTTATCAGAAACATCGTCTTCATACAATTCCAACCAAAAACCTCCACGCAAGCCTCCTTCTCATTACTTATGCCCTATTTTCCAG GAAGTGATGAAAGATCCTTTGATAGCAGCAGATGGATTTACTTATGAAGCGGAAGCAATAAGGGAATGGTTAGCGAATGGGCACGATACGTCGCCGATGACAAACCTGAAGATGGAAGATTGCAATCTCATACCTAATCACGCTCTTCATCTTGCTATTCAAGATTGGCATAACCAGTGGTGA
- the LOC106347445 gene encoding uncharacterized protein At3g49055, protein MNVERLIESMEPSTSVEFLQDENRDLKVLLRAALSEKQAAEKQLKETNEQKRSALMQIAGRGLQSIGFGFGFGFKETVQESSETGTLIKDEQEEEEDENSMVVAIEKTMKNLRKEISQLKLSLQESRLEEARFKKITEEQAHAIEEKKMNIDKLKNRERLLSQNVEELVKVIREAESEASRWREACELEVEAGQREVEQRNELIELLKAEVEKMRSALSISEGKLKLKEELAKAAMTAEEAAERSLRLSERRIAELLSRIEHQYRQLEEAESSERKRRKVRYLWCWPLWRFHASAAASAVTGTESSSCISNRALLRYGA, encoded by the exons ATGAATGTGGAGAGGCTCATCGAATCGATGGAGCCAAGTACAAGTGTGGAGTTCTTGCAAGATGAAAACAGAGACCTGAAGGTCTTGTTAAGGGCTGCTTTGTCTGAGAAACAAGCTGCAGAGAAGCAGTTGAAAGAGACGAACGAGCAGAAGAGATCAGCGCTGATGCAAATCGCAGGAAGAGGGTTGCAGAGCAtagggtttggttttggttttgggtttAAGGAGACAGTACAGGAAAGCTCAGAAACAGGAACTCTCATCAAGGATGAacaggaagaagaggaagatgagaaTAGTATG GTTGTAGCAATAGAGAAAACAATGAAGAATTTACGTAAAGAGATCTCTCAGCTCAAGCTCTCATTGCAGGAATCAAG GTTAGAAGAAGCGCGGTTTAAGAAAATTACAGAGGAACAAGCTCATGcaatagaagagaagaagatgaatatCGACAAGCTGAAAAACCGAGAGAGACTTCTATCTCAAAAC GTAGAAGAGCTAGTGAAGGTAATAAGAGAAGCTGAATCAGAAGCAAGTAGATGGAGAGAAGCTTGTGAGCTTGAAGTTGAAGCAGGACAGCGCGAGGTCGAACAACGCAATGAACTC ATAGAGCTTTTGAAGGCAGAGGTTGAGAAGATGAGATCAGCACTGTCGATATCAGAAGGGAAACTAAAACTGAAGGAAGAATTGGCTAAAGCCGCAATGACAGCAGAAGAAGCAGCTGAGAGATCGCTGCGATTGTCTGAGAGAAGAATAGCTGAACTTCTCAGCCGCATTGAACATCAATACCGCCAGTTGGAAGAAGCAGAGTCTTCAGAACGCAAACGCAGAAAGGTTAGGTATCTTTGGTGTTGGCCGTTGTGGCGTTTTCATGCCTCTGCTGCTGCTTCTGCTGTGACTGGTACTGAGAGTTCTTCATGTATAAGCAATAGAGCATTATTACGATACGGTGCTTGA
- the LOC106347440 gene encoding uncharacterized protein LOC106347440, which translates to MSILCGCCPLLECVYCLGCARWAYKRCLYTAGHDSQDWGLATPHEFEPVPRFCRYILSVYEEDIRNPVWEPSEGYGINPDWLLLKKTYEDTQGRAPAYVLYLDHDHKDVVVAIRGLNLAKESDYAVLLDNKLGERKFDGGYVHNGLLKAAGWVLDEECEVLRELVVKYPSYTLTFAGHSLGSGVATMLALLVVRRPDRLGNIERKRVRCFAIAPARCMSLNLAVRYADVINSVVLQDDFLPRTATPLEDIFKSLFCLPCLLCIRCMKDTCVPEQKMLKDPRRLYAPGRMYHIVERKPCRLGRFPPVVKTAVPVDGRFEHIVLSCNATSDHAIIWIEREAQRALNLMLEKEKRMEIPEKQRMERQESLAREHNLEYRAALRRAVTLDVPHADSIESEYGTFDKTQDDETEEEEEETESITSKVGESSSASSSVRQSYKRRRNRGVSWDELIESLFERDESGNLTFQKSDLLR; encoded by the exons ATGTCGATTCTATGTGGCTGTTGCCCTCTTCTAGAATGTGTCTACTGTCTCGGCTGTGCACGTTGGGCTTACAAACGCTGTCTCTACACAGCTGGCCACGACAGCCAAGACTGGGGACTCGCAACACCCCATGAATTCGAGCCGGTTCCTCGGTTCTGTCGTTACATCTTATCGGTATACGAGGAGGATATCCGAAACCCTGTGTGGGAGCCTTCAGAAGGATACGGTATAAACCCTGATTGGTTGCTTCTGAAGAAGACTTATGAAGACACTCAGGGCCGTGCTCCAGCTTATGTactgtatcttgatcatgatcATAAAGATGTGGTGGTTGCGATCAGGGGTTTGAATCTGGCGAAAGAGAGTGATTACGCTGTGCTGTTGGATAACAAGCTTGGGGAAAGGAAGTTTGATGGTGGGTATGTGCACAACGGGCTGTTGAAGGCTGCAGGTTGGGTGTTGGATGAGGAGTGTGAAGTTTTGAGAGAGTTGGTGGTGAAGTATCCGAGTTATACTCTGACTTTTGCTGGGCATTCGCTCGGGTCTGGTGTAGCTACGATGCTGGCTTTGTTGGTGGTTCGACGTCCTGATAGGTTGGGGAAtattgagaggaagagagtCAGGTGTTTTGCTATTGCGCCTGCGAGGTGTATGTCGTTGAACTTGGCTGTTAGATATGCGGATGTGATCAACTCTGTTGTGCTTCAG gATGACTTCTTGCCAAGGACAGCTACGCCTTTAGAAGACATATTCAAGTCTCTTTTCTG TTTGCCATGTTTGCTATGCATAAGGTGCATGAAGGATACATGTGTTCCAGAACAGAAGATGCTCAAAGATCCTAGGCGTCTTTATGCTCCTGGTCGCATGTACCACATCGTCGAAAGAAAGCCATGCAG ATTAGGAAGATTCCCTCCGGTTGTGAAGACAGCAGTGCCAGTAGACGGAAGGTTCGAACACATTGTTCTTTCTTGTAACGCAACTTCAGACCACGCCATCATTTGGATTGAACGAGAAGCTCAGAGAGCTCTCAAC CTAAtgttggagaaggagaagagaatGGAGATACCAGAGAAGCAGAGGATGGAGAGACAAGAATCATTAGCCAGAGAACACAACTTGGAGTATAGAGCGGCGTTAAGACGAGCTGTAACCTTAGATGTTCCTCACGCTGATTCTATAGAATCTGAGTACGGTACATTTGACAAAACTCAAGATGATGAaacagaggaggaagaagaagaaacagagtcgATTACATCAAAGGTGGGTgaatcatcatcagcatcatccTCTGTTCGTCAATCGTACAAGAGAAGAAGGAACCGTGGTGTTAGTTGGGACGAGCTTATCGAAAGTCTCTTTGAGAGGGATGAGTCTGGTAATTTAACATTCCAGAAATCAGATTTGCTTCGATGA
- the LOC106347447 gene encoding 60S ribosomal protein L13-1-like — protein MKHNNVIPNGHFKKHWQNYVKTWFNQPARKTRRRAARQKKAVKIFPRPTSGPLRPVVHGQTLKYNMKVRTGKGFTLEELKAAGIPKKLAPTIGISVDHRRKNRSLEGLQSNVQRLKTYKAKLVIFPRRARKVKAGDSTPEELANATQVQGDYMPIVREKHATELVKLTTEMKSVNAYDKIRLERTNKRHAGARAKRAADAEKEEKK, from the exons ATGAAGCACAACAATGTTATCCCGAATGGTCACTTCAAGAAGCACTGGCAGAACTATGTCAAGACTTGGTTCAACCAGCCTGCCAGGAAAACCAGAAGAAGAGCTG CGAGGCAAAAGAAGGCTGTTAAGATCTTCCCCCGTCCCACCTCTGGACCTCTCCGCCCTGTTGTCCACGGTCAGACTCTCAAGTACAACATGAAGGTCAGAACCGGTAAAGGCTTCACTCTTGAGGAGCTCAAG GCTGCTGGAATCCCCAAGAAGTTGGCACCCACCATTGGTATCTCTGTTGATCACCGTCGCAAGAACAGATCTCTCGAGGGTCTTCAGTCCAATGTCCAGAGGCTTAAAACCTACAAGGCTAAGTTGGTCATCTTCCCCCGTCGTGCCAGGAAGGTCAAG gCTGGTGACTCTACTCCAGAAGAGTTGGCTAATGCCACTCAAGTCCAGGGTGACTACATGCCTATTGTCCGTGAGAAGCATGCTACAGAGCTTGTGAAGCTGACAACTGAGATGAAATCGGTCAATGCTTATGACAAGATCCGTCTTGAGCGCACAAACAAGAGACATGCAGGTGCTAGAGCCAAGAGAGCTGCTGATGCTgagaaagaggagaagaagtGA
- the LOC125609925 gene encoding uncharacterized protein LOC125609925, with protein MHIYAYSGVWRSSKTKGWKFLVDEETGGRLLTLDTSKTFDNLRVMVCEDFGTDLNLVNIDLSYLPSDLVIGLDSPPVFITNDRQLKKFLTYVKTKASTRLCVCIRSKVGFNLNEEPAELPNREEVGMSGEVSDDIDGEAELEEKDAKIDESDDENKCEKDMTNGKSVRFSLVDVVKKGQHFTSKAALQATMEICAMKHNFDYKVAKTDRRVWYVCCAYDDCRWRVRAEGLTGSSYFIIKKYVPDHSCAPSSRNHSVRTVSSKTVGSLIKHKYETVKEGPKPNDIIQFMRDDHGVEISYSLAWEAREYAVSVVRGIPEKGYEKVPKYLHMMKEANPGSHTFYETDSDGRFKFLFIAYGQSIRGFYAAIRKVIVVDETFLKSKYKGVLMVATALDGNSNLYPIAFGVVDSENDRSWE; from the coding sequence ATGCACATCTATGCCTATTCTGGTGTTTGGAGATCGTCCAAAACAAAAGGGTGGAAGTTTCTTGTTGATGAAGAAACAGGAGGTAGACTACTTACTTTGGACACAAGCAAAACCTTTGACAACCTAAGAGTTATGGTTTGTGAGGACTTTGGAACCGATCTAAACTTGGTCAATATCGACCTGAGTTACTTACCTTCCGATTTGGTTATTGGCCTCGATTCACCACCTGTTTTCATCACCAATGATCGACAACTCAAAAAATTTCTTACATATGTGAAGACCAAAGCTTCAACGCGGTTATGTGTGTGTATTCGATCTAAGGTCGGATTTAACTTGAATGAAGAGCCTGCTGAGTTGCCTAACAGAGAGGAAGTGGGTATGTCGGGTGAAGTTTCAGATGATATTGATGGTGAAGCCGAGCTTGAAGAAAAAGATGCGAAGATAGATGAAAGTGATGACGAAAACAAGTGTGAGAAAGATATGACCAACGGAAAGTCTGTCCGTTTTTCTCTGGTTGATGTTGTGAAGAAGGGTCAACATTTTACTAGCAAAGCAGCTTTGCAGgcaacaatggaaatatgcgcAATGAAACATAATTTCGACTACAAGGTTGCCAAAACGGATAGGAGAGTTTGGTACGTTTGCTGCGCGTATGATGATTGCCGCTGGCGTGTTCGCGCAGAGGGATTAACaggttcttcatattttatcatcaaaaagTATGTGCCTGATCATTCATGTGCTCCATCATCAAGGAACCACTCTGTTCGGACCGTTTCATCAAAAACAGTTGGCAGTCTCATTAAGCATAAGTACGAAACTGTCAAGGAAGGGCCGAAACCTAATGATATTATCCAGTTTATGCGTGATGATCATGGAGTTGAGATATCCTACTCTTTAGCTTGGGAGGCACGTGAGTATGCAGTAAGTGTTGTGAGAGGCATTCCAGAGAAGGGTTATGAAAAAGTTCCCAAATACTTGCACATGATGAAGGAAGCTAATCCAGGATCACACACATTTTATGAAACTGATAGCGATGGGAGATTCAAATTCCTCTTCATCGCATATGGTCAGTCTATTCGCGGTTTTTATGCTGCCATTCGGAAAGTTATTGTTGTGGATGAGACTTTCTTGAAGAGCAAATACAAAGGAGTATTAATGGTTGCTACTGCTTTGGATGGAAACTCGAACCTATATCCTATTGCATTTGGAGTTGTCGACTCAGAGAATGACCGCTCGTGGGAATGA
- the LOC125609926 gene encoding uncharacterized protein LOC125609926 — MRQLKVVIGDDKNLAFVSDRNNSLAKALAKVYPHAHHGICIHHLLNNVVTYFKGKGVAGLVAKASKAYRVADFKKQFTAIFSISPAIGNYLIQADVRKWARCQFPGYRYDVRTNNPAESINSALRSPREFPVIPLLDSIREMMIRWFFKRRALSSKHKQPLTIAVEKKIDRRIEKGKKFQVFPVSDARFLVRGDTFECMVDLVRRTCSCGKFDLMKIPCRHAIKAAFSVGIQAHTLTDDMYTTASWRSIYEESINPISVLEDAWIVPSHVQQAKVLPPETRRAAGRRKKRRYETVEDKIRSSQGTQSSKRRKCSRCGIEGHNRSTCDRAI; from the coding sequence ATGAGACAACTTAAGGTTGTCATTGGTGATGATAAGAATTTAGCTTTTGTGTCTGACCGGAATAATTCACTTGCTAAAGCTCTTGCAAAAGTGTATCCGCATGCTCATCATGGAATTTGCATTCACCACTTGCTGAACAATGTTGTTACATATTTCAAGGGTAAAGGTGTCGCTGGTTTGGTGGCAAAGGCTTCTAAAGCTTACCGAGTTGCTGATTTTAAGAAGCAATTCACTGCTATTTTCTCAATTAGTCCTGCAATTGGAAACTATCTGATACAAGCTGATGTGAGAAAGTGGGCTCGTTGTCAATTTCCGGGTTACAGGTACGATGTTAGGACCAATAACCCTGCTGAATCAATAAATTCTGCTTTGCGTTCGCCAAGAGAGTTTCCAGTTATACCCTTGTTGGACAGCATAAGGGAAATGATGATTCGATGGTTTTTCAAACGTAGAGCTTTAAGTTCAAAGCATAAACAGCCACTGACCATTGCTGTAGAGAAGAAGATTGATCGAAGGATTGAGAAGGGTAAGAAGTTTCAGGTTTTTCCAGTTAGCGATGCCAGGTTTTTGGTTCGAGGTGACACTTTTGAATGTATGGTCGACTTGGTCAGACGCACATGTTCATGTGGGAAATTCGATCTGATGAAAATTCCATGCAGACACGCCATAAAAGCAGCTTTCAGCGTAGGCATACAAGCACACACACTCACTGACGACATGTACACCACTGCTTCATGGAGATCGATTTATGAAGAAAGCATAAATCCTATTAGTGTCCTGGAAGATGCATGGATTGTTCCATCTCACGTACAGCAAGCGAAAGTCCTCCCTCCAGAAACTAGAAGAGCTGCAGGTCGGAGAAAGAAACGTAGGTACGAGACAGTTGAAGACAAGATCCGCTCGTCACAAGGAACTCAAAGCTCTAAACGTCGTAAATGCAGTCGATGTGGTATTGAAGGTCACAACCGCTCCACATGTGATAGAGCAATATAG
- the LOC125610285 gene encoding uncharacterized protein At4g04775-like: MTRNPTYFIVYLSSPSFSHSQKPIMTNNGGVPSRCWCGKGIVTYVSKTEENPYRRFFRCEIGLKRKKEQHLFKWVDEALLDEIQMMHEQQSRMAEEIEDLRSSLKMTVEEAVIEHKKSGDVGLIGSILTFLCLCSKFD, translated from the exons ATGACTAGAAACCCTACTTATTTCATCGTTTATCTCTCCTCTCCGTCTTTCTCTCATTCTCAAAAACCGATCATGACTAACAATGGAGGGGTTCCTTCCAGATGCTGGTGTGGGAAGGGGATTGTCACATATGTTTCAAAAACGGAGGAGAATCCATACAGAAGATTCTTCCGATGTGAGATTGGTCTGAAG AGAAAGAAAGAGCAACATCTTTTCAAGTGGGTGGACGAGGCTCTGCTTGATGAGATACAAATGATGCATGAGCAACAGTCGAGAATGGCCGAAGAAATTGAAGATTTGAGAAGTTCCTTGAAAATGACAGTAGAGGAAGCAGTTATCGAGCATAAGAAGTCGGGAGATGTAGGACTAATTGGATCCATTCTCACGTTTTTATGTCTTTGTTCTAAATTTGATTGA
- the LOC106454087 gene encoding uncharacterized protein LOC106454087, whose protein sequence is MAYEFPQRILEEGIETQIDKINNTCRRTILEEVKVFSTLKNKLIYSGKIIHSFICKQLKVSKLHELWFLFAKRPLRFSAQEFHAVTGLKFKDEPDINFNDWKDDKGFWSNVLRKNRKVNLSMIKTKLLNECNKWTYVDRVRLVYLCVIHGFLIAKDSRVFIPHEYIRLVMDFEKMRMYPWGLHAYDELLASILKARKDLHLKNSYVLDGFSYAFQIWVMEAIPDIGSMVGKKIKKNMTKGELFPFISATGNNDVVDSTEFYREDEKIDERIGRIVTLLNAKQDWTDFVWEVEALPPTLELSDSETDGENVEVEDVTDTHVDEPAVVARRGKRKLNDPGAEARKKELLCQRAAEHNSGISSGMKTFIEGLFTSAFNSFKDVVQNDIQERFEKVQKEMAELKQAVSQIPGPSATMGKDRASEIPCPSATMGKSSQSPCLAGTKEKGKGKVDESVVPPTVRRSPRQGRKEIETETDDMMDFLKNLSQSSTHGEPSSIKEEMSTQEYLQDAMGNLSQVSHVKGFDPSQKTSDEEAPKWVTPVSSFKPVDWRTPTLKDMELPDDRVNDDDYSLVFVHEDSWAKLIHWCSTTKQHLKIGPSMYTTELAERVMGPAVWLQNQEIDAVLFLFRERTSLRRWKPSKVAFMSCIFSNQMKNSYTEFKKDKKKFRVEGLLHQYGIGELLSHGRTRLMWDLDVNRMYVPLLVHGNHWISMCVNFVTRSIEVFDCAGLKHNKDLEPFAHLIPRIVKAVQSSEKRGFTVKPYDVTYAPMPCFLNKTSSDCGVYALKHIEAHLLGMDLTLVNDDNIREARQKIAYDLWEAANDPELISRMGKYVPPKAIASPTVEIL, encoded by the exons ATGGCGTACGAGTTTCCACAACGCATACTTGAAGAAGGAATTGAGACGCAAATTGACAAGATCAACAATACGTGTAGACGTACAATTCTGGAGGAAGTGAAGGTGTTCTCAACACTGA AGAACAAGCTCATCTACTCAGGGAAGATCATTCATAGCTTCATATGCAAGCAGCTCAAGGTTTCGAAGCTTCACGAGCTGTGGTTTCTATTTGCTAAGAGGCCTCTTAGGTTCTCTGCGCAAGAATTTCATGCTGTGACAGGATTGAAGTTCAAAGATGAACCTGACATAAACTTCAATGATTGGAAGGATGATAAGGGGTTCTGGAGCAATGTGCTGAGGAAAAATAGAAAGGTCAACTTATCGATGATAAAGACGAAGCTTCTTAACGAATGCAACAAGTGGACGTATGTGGACAGGGTTAGGCTAGTGTATCTGTGCGTCATACATGGATTCCTCATAGCTAAGGATTCAAGAGTGTTTATCCCACATGAATACATCCGTTTGGTGATGGATTTTGAGAAGATGAGGATGTATCCGTGGGGTCTTCACGCGTATGACGAGCTGCTTGCATCAATACTCAAAGCAAGGAAAGATTTACATCTGAAGAACAGTTACGTGTTGGATGGATTCTCCTATGCGTTTCAGATATGGGTTATGGAGGCAATCCCAGACATTGGTAGTATGGTGGGTAAGAAGATCAAAAAGAACATGACCAAA GGAGAATTGTTCCCATTTATATCTGCTACTGGGAACAATGATGTGGTTGATAGCACTGAGTTCTATAGGGAAGATGAGAAGATTGATGAAAGAATTGGTCGCATTGTTACTCTTCTCAATGCCAAACAAGATTGGACAGATTTCGTATGGGAAGTCGAGGCTTTGCCTCCAACTTTAGAGCTTTCTGATTCAGAGACTGATGGAGAGAATGTTGAAGTCGAAGATGTCACAGATACTCATGTTGACGAACCGGCTGTTGTTGCAAGAAGGGGAAAGCGTAAGCTAAATGATCCTGGTGCAGAGGCTCGAAAGAAAGAACTGCTTTGTCAACGGGCAGCTGAACATAACAGTGGTATCTCCAGTGGAATGAAGACTTTCATTGAAGGTTTGTTCACCTCTGCTTTCAACTCTTTCAAGGACGTGGTGCAGAATGACATCCAAGAGCGTTTTGAGAAGGTCCAGAAAGAGATGGCTGAGCTCAAGCAAGCGGTGTCACAGATTCCGGGTCCTTCTGCTACAATGGGAAAAGACAGAGCATCTGAGATTCCATGTCCTTCAGCAACGATGGGGAAATCATCACAGAGTCCGTGTCTTGCAGGAACAAAGGAAAAAGGCAAAGGCAAGGTTGATGAGAGTGTGGTTCCTCCTACGGTTCGTCGTAGCCCTCGGCAAGGAAGAAAG GAGATTGAAACTGAAACTGATGATATGATGGATTTTTTGAAGAATTTGTCACAATCATCTACCCATGGGGAACCTTCATCAATAAAAGAAGAAATGAGCACCCAAGAGTATTTACAAGACGCCATGGGGAACCTTTCTCAAGTATCACATGTTAAAGGTTTCGATCCCTCACAAAAAACGAGTGATGAAGAAGCACCTAAGTGGGTTACTCCAGTATCATCCTTCAAGCCTGTAGATTGGAGAACACCCACTCTCAAAGATATGGAATTACCTGACGACCGGGTGAACGACGATGATTACTCATTAGTGTTTGTCCATGAGGATTCATGGGCTAAACTGATTCATTGGTGCTCAACTACCAAACA GCACCTTAAAATTGGACCTTCTATGTACACAACTGAGTTAGCAGAACGTGTTATGGGACCTGCAGTGTGGCTGCAAAATCAA GAAATTGATGCTGTGCTCTTCTTATTTCGCGAGAGGACTTCTTTGAGACGATGGAAGCCGTCCAAAGTAGCTTTCATGAGCTGCATATTCAGTAATCAAATGAAGAATTCTTACACTGAGttcaagaaagacaaaaaaaaattcagggtAGAAGGACTGCTCCATCAGTACGGAATTGGTGAACTTCTTTCACACGGCCGAACAAGACTAATGTGGGATCTTGATGTCAATCGTATGTATGTGCCTCTTCTTGTGCACGGTAACCACTGGATCTCTATGTGTGTCAACTTTGTTACTCGTTCCATAGAAGTTTTTGACTGTGCGGGACTGAAACACAACAAGGACTTGGAGCCATTTGCACATCTCATCCCAAGAATTGTCAAAGCTGTGCAGTCTTCAGAGAAGAGGGGATTTACCGTTAAGCCCTATGATGTCACTTACGCTCCAATGCCCTGCTTCCTAAACAAGACTAGCAGCGATTGTGGAGTATATGCGTTGAAGCACATTGAAGCACATCTTCTAGGCATGGACTTAACGTTGGTGAATGACGACAACATTCGTGAAGCTCGCCAGAAGATTGCTTATGACCTATGGGAAGCTGCTAATGATCCTGAGCTTATTTCGAGAATGGGAAAGTACGTTCCTCCGAAGGCTATAGCTTCTCCTACGGTTGAGATTTTATAA